A part of Uloborus diversus isolate 005 chromosome 6, Udiv.v.3.1, whole genome shotgun sequence genomic DNA contains:
- the LOC129224445 gene encoding innexin inx2-like, translating into MLGVFESLKGLLKAHSVCIDGPAFRLHYRCTVLILLSASLLLSCRQYFGDPIHCIQKDVKRIDAVENFCWIHSTFTLPHAWNKTVGVSVPHPGIDTHKEGQDKLYHGYYQWVALVLLLQGILFYMPRYVWKLWEKGIMKSYALDLKNPLLPTSESKKSYQLLTHSLHIHWGHNKSYFRKYIFCEILTLLNVIFQMFLLDKFLGGAFTTFGIEVVKWTDWEQDYRTDPLVKRFPRMTKCVFYDYGSSGDVQKVDALCLLPMNILNEKIFVFLWFWMVFLCVVSAITLFYRFLLAAMPMLRYCVLVTRAPQASKGALDRLVGSSGLSDWFVLYLLSKNIDSTHYRAIVSHLAAAMEQNGYVPRPSSSKDNTTYV; encoded by the coding sequence atgCTTGGCGTTTTCGAGAGTCTTAAAGGTCTTCTAAAGGCACATTCAGTATGTATAGACGGTCCCGCTTTTCGACTTCATTATCGTTGTACTGTATTAATTCTTTTGAGCGCTAGTTTGTTGTTGTCCTGTCGGCAATATTTTGGGGATCCTATACACTGCATTCAAAAAGATGTAAAACGAATCGATGCTGtcgaaaatttttgttggattcATTCTACGTTTACCCTGCCTCATGCTTGGAATAAAACTGTAGGAGTGAGTGTTCCTCATCCAGGTATTGATACTCATAAGGAAGGACAAGATAAATTGTATCATGGTTATTACCAATGGGTTGCTCTGGTCCTTCTTTTACAAGGCATATTATTCTATATGCCTCGATATGTTTGGAAACTGTGGGAAAAGGGTATTATGAAATCCTATGCCTTAGATTTGAAAAATCCTTTGTTACCCACTtctgaaagtaaaaaaagttacCAGTTGTTGACACATTCCTTGCATATTCATTGGGGTCATAATAAAAGTTACTTCAGGAAATACATATTTTGTGAAATCTTGACGCTACTAAATGTTATCTTCCAGATGTTTCTTCTTGACAAATTTTTGGGTGGTGCATTTACTACATTTGGTATTGAAGTAGTAAAATGGACCGACTGGGAGCAAGATTACAGGACTGATCCTCTGGTCAAAAGATTTCCCCGAATGACAAAATGTGTGTTTTATGATTATGGCTCATCTGGTGATGTTCAGAAAGTAGACGCCCTCTGCCTCCTGCCAATGAATATACTTAATGAAaagatttttgtatttctttggtTCTGGATGGTGTTTTTGTGTGTGGTCTCTGCTATTACCTTATTCTACCGTTTTCTCTTAGCTGCAATGCCTATGCTTAGGTACTGCGTATTGGTAACCAGGGCCCCACAAGCTAGCAAGGGAGCCCTTGATAGACTGGTGGGATCATCTGGCTTGAGTGACTggtttgtgctttatttactcTCGAAGAACATTGATTCCACCCATTATCGTGCTATTGTATCACATTTAGCTGCTGCAATGGAGCAAAATGGATATGTTCCAAGACCATCTTCCTCGAAAGACAACACGACATATGTCTga